A window of Desulfuromonas soudanensis genomic DNA:
AGCCGCGCTGGCGGAGATCACGACTCAGGGCGTCCCCTTCGGGGCTGGTCGTCGGATAGTCGGCGAGGGATTGCAACTCATGAACGATCGGCCGGCCGTCGACGAAACCCCACAGGTAGGCGTCGAAGGAACCGAAGGCCTCCTGTATGGCGAGAAAGGACCGGGCGTTGCCGATGGCGGCTTCGATCTTGGCCCGATTGCGGATGATGCCGGGATTTCCCAAGAGCGCAGCCACCTCCCGTTCGTCGAAGCGCGCCACCTGGCTCGGATCGAATCCGGCGAAAGCGTGGTGGTAGTTTTCCCGTTTGCGCAGCACGGTGTACCAGGAGAGGCCGGCCTGGGCGCCTTCGAGGGTGAGGAATTCGAAGAGGAGGCGGTCGTCGTGGACCGGCACTCCCCACTCTTCGTCGTGATAGGCGAGGTAGTCGGGTTTGGAGAGGTCGACCCAGGGACAGCGGCCGATTTCCTTGCCGGATGAATTTTTCATGGGTCAGTTCCTCAGCGCCTTTTTTTTCGGTTCGCTCCTCCCTTGAGAAGGTCGGCCAGCGTTCCCATCCCCGCCCCGCCCGGCTCAACGAAGGAGCTCGGTCCCTCCTCGCCGGCGCTGGCCGGTATCAGGGAGATGCGCCGCTCTTGAAGGTCGAGTTTTTCGATGGTCACCGTCAGTTTCTGGCCGACCTTGAGGACCTCCTGCGGATGTTTGATGTGGCGCCCCTCACCGAGGCGGGAGATGTGCACCAGCCCGTCGATCCCCTCTTCGAGGGTGACGAAGGCGCCGAAGGGGGCGAGGCGCGATACGGTCCCGGTCAGGGTGGCGCCTTCGCGATAGGTCGAGCCGACCTTGCTCCAGGGGTCGGCCAGGGTGTCGCGCAAGCTGAAGGAAAACCGCTCCTTGTCCCAGTCGCAGCTCTTGACCGCCAATTCCAGTTCCTGGCCGACGTGAAGCACTTCGTCGACCCTTTCGACGCGGCCGTAGCCGATTTCCGAAATCGGCAGGAGTCCCTCGATGGCGCCGATGTCGACGAAGGCGCCGAAGTCGCGGATGGAGGTCACCACCCCCTTGACCAGATCCCCCTCCTTGAGGGTCTGGCGCAGTTCGGCGCGCCGGGCTCGCCGCTCCTCCTCGAGAATCTCCCGATGGGAGACGACGACGTTGCGTCCCTGTTCGGAGAACTGGGTGATTTTGAAGGGGAAGGTCTGGCCGAGGACCTCTTCGGGATTTTCGACCCGCCTCAGGCCGAGCTGGGAAAAGGGGCAGAAGGCCCGGACGGCCCCGGGGAGGCGCACTTCGTACCCCCCCTTGATTTCCTTCTCGACCCGGCCGTCCACGGGGATGGCGCTGCGCCAGGCTTCCTCCAGCTGTTCCGTCCCTGTGGCGCCGCCGCCGATGCGGGTCGTGAAGCGCAGTTCCCCTCCGCTACGGGAGAGAAAGTAGGCGCCGACTCTGTCGCCCACGGCCGCCGTCAACTCCCCTTGGGCGTCCTGCAGCTCGCGCACGTCGAGGACCCCTTCACCCTTCTGGCCGACGTCGAGAAAGACCCACTCCTTGCCGATCTGCAGTATGGTCGCCTGGATTTTCTGTCCCGGTTCCAGAGGTGCGGCGGCACTCAGGCTCTGCTCGAAGAGTTCGGCAAAGCTCTCGTCTTCGCTTGTGTCAGCACTCTGGTCCTTGTCGTCAGTCATGGCGCAATCCTTTGAAGGGGTAAATGGTCAGGGGTGCCATTATAGACATTTTACGCCGGGTGTAAACGTCTTCAG
This region includes:
- the rpsA gene encoding 30S ribosomal protein S1, whose amino-acid sequence is MTDDKDQSADTSEDESFAELFEQSLSAAAPLEPGQKIQATILQIGKEWVFLDVGQKGEGVLDVRELQDAQGELTAAVGDRVGAYFLSRSGGELRFTTRIGGGATGTEQLEEAWRSAIPVDGRVEKEIKGGYEVRLPGAVRAFCPFSQLGLRRVENPEEVLGQTFPFKITQFSEQGRNVVVSHREILEEERRARRAELRQTLKEGDLVKGVVTSIRDFGAFVDIGAIEGLLPISEIGYGRVERVDEVLHVGQELELAVKSCDWDKERFSFSLRDTLADPWSKVGSTYREGATLTGTVSRLAPFGAFVTLEEGIDGLVHISRLGEGRHIKHPQEVLKVGQKLTVTIEKLDLQERRISLIPASAGEEGPSSFVEPGGAGMGTLADLLKGGANRKKRR
- a CDS encoding DNA-3-methyladenine glycosylase I, with translation MKNSSGKEIGRCPWVDLSKPDYLAYHDEEWGVPVHDDRLLFEFLTLEGAQAGLSWYTVLRKRENYHHAFAGFDPSQVARFDEREVAALLGNPGIIRNRAKIEAAIGNARSFLAIQEAFGSFDAYLWGFVDGRPIVHELQSLADYPTTSPEGDALSRDLRQRGFKFVGPTICYAHMQAVGMVNDHTLGCFRRQEILAGY